A section of the Candidatus Binatia bacterium genome encodes:
- the dapA gene encoding 4-hydroxy-tetrahydrodipicolinate synthase: MNLRGCMTALITPFRDGAVDVEALEQLVESQIAAGISALVPCGSTGEAATLTHSEHAEVVRLVVNFTKKRVPVIAGTGSNSTAEAIALTEAAKEAGADAALLIAPYYNKPTQEGIYQHYRAIARATGFPLILYNIPGRTACKIEAATIARLCELKEVVGLKDSTGSLDEIQEVVRLCGDRLAVLSGDDSLTLPILAVGGVGVISVASNLVPDRCVAMVASALAGDWPTARAQHYALLPLYRALFLETNPIPIKAALSMIGVCREELRLPLVPMSPSPREQLRSVLRQYGFTV; this comes from the coding sequence ATGAACCTTCGCGGCTGCATGACCGCTTTGATCACACCATTCCGTGACGGCGCAGTGGACGTCGAGGCTTTGGAACAGCTGGTGGAGTCTCAAATCGCAGCCGGGATCAGTGCACTTGTTCCTTGCGGAAGCACAGGCGAGGCAGCCACGTTGACCCACAGCGAGCACGCGGAAGTCGTACGGCTCGTCGTGAATTTCACGAAAAAGCGAGTTCCGGTCATTGCCGGTACGGGGTCGAACTCCACTGCAGAGGCCATCGCGCTGACCGAAGCAGCAAAGGAGGCCGGGGCCGACGCAGCGCTATTGATCGCTCCCTACTACAACAAACCGACGCAGGAGGGCATCTATCAGCACTATCGCGCCATAGCACGCGCAACCGGTTTTCCGCTCATTCTCTACAACATTCCAGGGCGCACCGCTTGTAAAATCGAGGCAGCCACCATCGCACGCCTGTGCGAACTGAAAGAGGTCGTGGGCTTGAAGGACTCGACGGGATCGCTGGATGAAATCCAGGAGGTTGTGCGGCTCTGTGGGGACCGCCTCGCGGTTCTCAGTGGGGATGACTCTCTGACACTACCAATCTTGGCGGTGGGAGGAGTTGGGGTGATATCCGTGGCTTCCAATTTGGTTCCAGATCGATGCGTAGCGATGGTGGCTAGCGCCTTAGCGGGAGACTGGCCAACCGCGCGGGCGCAGCACTACGCCCTCTTGCCCCTGTACCGGGCGCTTTTCCTTGAGACAAACCCCATCCCAATCAAGGCAGCATTGTCCATGATCGGCGTATGCCGCGAGGAACTTCGTCTTCCCCTCGTACCCATGAGTCCGAGCCCGCGGGAGCAGCTTCGTTCGGTCCTGCGGCAGTA
- the dapF gene encoding diaminopimelate epimerase produces the protein MRKTVARLRFVKMHGLGNDYVYVDCFSQPKPDGSALARAVSPRRTSVGSDGVILILPSFTADCRMEMYNADGSRGEMCGNGIRCLGKYVFERGIARKNPLRVETDAGVKSLYFALNKNGAVEAVTVDMGEPVLDSRAIPVATDHWPVVQYPLQIGNHRYEITAVSMGNPHCVLFVEDVATSPVTELGPILERHPFFPNRVNVEFAQVLNRNSLRMRVWERGSGETHACGTGACASVVAAVLQGLGDRQMQVHLKGGVLDVEWREKDNRVYMTGPAEEVFEGELVWPPLE, from the coding sequence ATGAGGAAGACAGTGGCTCGACTGCGATTTGTCAAGATGCACGGCCTTGGAAACGATTATGTTTACGTGGACTGCTTCAGCCAACCAAAACCTGACGGCTCCGCGCTGGCCCGTGCTGTTAGCCCTCGGCGGACAAGTGTGGGTTCTGACGGCGTGATTCTCATCTTGCCATCCTTCACAGCGGACTGCCGAATGGAGATGTACAATGCGGACGGTAGCAGGGGAGAAATGTGCGGTAACGGTATCCGGTGCCTGGGCAAGTACGTGTTCGAGCGAGGCATCGCGCGCAAAAATCCCCTGCGAGTCGAGACGGATGCGGGGGTGAAGAGCCTTTACTTTGCTTTGAACAAAAACGGAGCGGTCGAAGCCGTGACAGTGGACATGGGCGAGCCCGTTCTCGATTCCCGCGCGATTCCTGTGGCGACCGACCACTGGCCGGTCGTGCAATACCCTCTTCAAATTGGCAATCATCGTTACGAGATTACGGCCGTCTCCATGGGTAATCCCCATTGCGTCTTGTTCGTAGAGGATGTTGCAACGTCGCCGGTCACGGAACTCGGGCCTATCCTCGAACGTCATCCTTTCTTCCCGAATCGAGTCAACGTGGAATTTGCGCAGGTCTTGAATCGTAATTCCCTGCGCATGCGCGTCTGGGAGCGAGGTTCCGGGGAAACCCATGCGTGCGGCACTGGAGCGTGCGCTTCGGTGGTCGCAGCGGTTTTGCAAGGCTTGGGAGATCGACAAATGCAAGTGCATCTAAAGGGCGGCGTACTGGATGTGGAGTGGAGAGAGAAAGACAATCGTGTCTACATGACTGGCCCCGCCGAAGAAGTCTTCGAAGGGGAACTCGTGTGGCCACCACTAGAGTGA
- the lysA gene encoding diaminopimelate decarboxylase gives MTVEQPHGPWFNWKSNELYVEGVSLAEIARQVGTPTYVYSRSALEERFTALSKSLESTRHLICYSVKANSNLAVLRTFARLGSGFDIVSAGELYRVQCAGGSLSSVVYSGVGKTEDEVRAALKAGILFFNAESLAELELLERVAAERGQQAPVALRINPDVDPKTHPYIATGLRKSKFGIPMSHALEAYDYARRFCHLRIVGLDCHIGSQLTDLAPFRDALERIRGLWERLCKAGYEIQYIDVGGGLGIRYRDENPPSFADYADVLTRSLQPFAGTVVLEPGRSLVGNAGALLTRVQYLKNSGEKNFVIVDAAMNDLIRPSLYGAYQEIVPVFARPGEPVTVDVVGPVCESGDFLARDRSLPAVRPGDLLAVMSAGAYGFVMASNYNARPRAAEVLVDGDRFSVVRARETYADLTRGETIPAWLE, from the coding sequence ATGACAGTGGAACAGCCGCATGGACCATGGTTTAATTGGAAGTCCAACGAGCTTTACGTCGAAGGTGTTTCGTTGGCGGAAATTGCCCGCCAAGTAGGAACACCCACGTACGTGTACAGTCGTTCGGCATTGGAAGAGCGGTTTACGGCTCTTTCTAAATCGCTCGAATCTACCCGTCACCTGATTTGCTACTCCGTGAAAGCCAACTCCAACCTGGCGGTGCTGCGGACCTTCGCTCGGCTGGGTAGCGGGTTCGACATTGTGTCCGCGGGTGAGCTTTACCGAGTTCAATGTGCGGGCGGTAGTTTGTCTTCGGTGGTTTACTCAGGAGTCGGTAAGACGGAAGACGAGGTGCGGGCCGCACTCAAGGCTGGGATCTTGTTTTTCAACGCCGAATCCTTAGCGGAGTTGGAGCTCCTCGAAAGGGTTGCCGCAGAAAGGGGCCAACAAGCTCCAGTTGCACTACGCATTAATCCTGACGTGGACCCGAAAACTCATCCGTACATCGCCACCGGGCTTCGAAAGAGCAAGTTCGGTATCCCCATGAGCCACGCTTTAGAAGCCTACGATTACGCCCGGCGCTTCTGTCACTTACGCATCGTCGGGCTCGACTGCCACATCGGTTCGCAACTCACTGACCTGGCACCATTTCGTGACGCACTCGAACGTATTCGCGGGCTTTGGGAGCGGCTTTGCAAAGCTGGCTACGAGATCCAGTATATTGACGTAGGGGGTGGGCTAGGCATCCGCTACCGAGACGAAAACCCCCCGTCGTTCGCCGACTACGCGGATGTGCTGACCCGATCCTTGCAACCATTTGCCGGTACTGTCGTGCTGGAACCCGGACGGTCCCTGGTTGGAAACGCCGGAGCGCTTCTCACGCGGGTACAGTATCTCAAAAACAGCGGTGAGAAAAACTTTGTCATCGTGGATGCCGCCATGAATGACCTTATCCGCCCCTCGCTCTACGGAGCGTACCAAGAAATTGTGCCGGTCTTTGCACGCCCGGGCGAACCGGTCACTGTGGATGTCGTTGGTCCTGTCTGCGAAAGCGGCGATTTTTTGGCCCGCGATCGATCCCTCCCTGCCGTTCGGCCGGGAGACCTCCTGGCCGTGATGAGTGCAGGGGCCTACGGGTTTGTGATGGCCTCGAATTACAACGCCCGCCCGAGGGCGGCAGAAGTGTTGGTGGACGGTGACAGATTTTCAGTGGTACGAGCGCGAGAAACGTACGCCGACTTAACCCGGGGGGAGACAATCCCCGCCTGGCTGGAATGA
- the argH gene encoding argininosuccinate lyase, with protein MTALKGSAQKAWSGRFTSPTDPSVERFSSSFPFDRRLYEEDIQASIAHCRMLAKQRIIPLEEARTIIAALEKIREEFRKGEFRAEPTDEDIHMAVERRLYELVGPVAGKLHTARSRNDQVATDLRLFVRKQIRIADSQIRNFQLSLLTKAKAELKTVMPGFTHLQPAQPVLLSHHLLAYAAMLQRDRQRLSDQLPRVNVLPLGAGALAGTTFNIDRTYVAKLLDFPAVASNSMDAVSDRDFIVEFLATLALVGIHLSRFCEDLILWCSPQFGFVELPDEFATGSSMMPQKKNPDVPELVRGKTGRLIGNLVSLMTTLKGLPMAYNRDLQEDKEPLFDSIDTVSASLEVLAKMTSKLRFNRQRMRQAATAGFTLATEMADYLAAKGLPFREAHEVVGRIVRHCIEHNRRIEELGAEELRRFSPMFGPDVKSWLDPASAIERRQVFGGTAVQNVLQQIRELKAQLRSKL; from the coding sequence ATGACTGCTTTGAAAGGGTCGGCCCAGAAAGCGTGGTCTGGTCGCTTTACGTCGCCGACCGATCCCTCGGTGGAACGATTCTCTTCCTCGTTCCCGTTCGACCGCAGGCTTTACGAGGAAGACATCCAGGCCAGTATTGCCCACTGCCGCATGCTGGCAAAGCAAAGAATCATCCCACTAGAGGAAGCCCGCACCATCATCGCCGCGCTGGAGAAAATTCGCGAAGAGTTCCGCAAGGGCGAGTTCAGAGCAGAGCCGACGGACGAAGACATCCACATGGCAGTCGAACGGCGCCTGTACGAGCTCGTCGGACCGGTTGCCGGCAAGCTTCACACGGCCCGCAGCCGTAACGATCAAGTGGCCACGGACCTACGTCTATTCGTGCGGAAGCAGATTCGTATCGCCGACTCGCAAATCCGCAACTTCCAGCTCAGCCTTCTCACCAAGGCAAAAGCTGAGCTGAAAACCGTCATGCCGGGGTTTACCCACCTGCAGCCCGCACAACCGGTCCTACTGAGCCACCACTTGCTCGCCTATGCAGCCATGCTGCAAAGGGATCGGCAGCGACTTTCCGACCAGCTTCCCCGAGTCAACGTGCTTCCTCTTGGTGCCGGCGCCCTGGCGGGCACGACCTTCAACATCGATCGGACGTACGTGGCCAAGCTTCTCGACTTCCCCGCAGTCGCCTCGAACAGCATGGACGCGGTGAGCGACCGGGATTTCATCGTTGAATTCCTGGCAACGCTCGCCTTGGTTGGTATCCACTTGTCACGGTTTTGCGAGGACCTCATTCTGTGGTGTTCGCCTCAGTTTGGCTTTGTCGAGCTCCCCGACGAGTTCGCCACCGGCAGTTCCATGATGCCGCAAAAAAAGAACCCCGATGTTCCGGAGCTCGTCCGCGGGAAAACTGGCCGGCTCATCGGCAATCTTGTCTCGTTGATGACCACCCTCAAAGGCCTACCCATGGCGTACAATCGCGACCTGCAGGAAGATAAAGAGCCGCTCTTCGACAGTATCGACACCGTAAGTGCCAGCCTGGAGGTCCTGGCCAAGATGACCAGCAAACTCCGGTTTAACCGGCAACGGATGCGCCAAGCAGCTACAGCGGGGTTCACATTAGCGACGGAGATGGCTGATTATCTGGCCGCGAAGGGTCTTCCGTTTCGAGAGGCGCATGAAGTGGTGGGGCGTATCGTGCGACACTGCATCGAGCACAACCGCCGGATCGAGGAACTCGGCGCCGAGGAATTGCGCCGGTTTTCTCCCATGTTTGGCCCTGACGTGAAAAGTTGGCTCGATCCAGCCTCCGCAATCGAACGTCGCCAAGTGTTTGGCGGGACGGCGGTCCAAAACGTGCTGCAGCAGATCCGAGAACTGAAGGCACAACTCCGGAGCAAGCTGTGA
- the uvrB gene encoding UvrABC system protein B, which translates to MQREGSFRLVAPFEPCGDQPKAIEELVEGIRAGRRHQVLLGVTGSGKTFTMAHVIARVQKPTLVLAPNKTLAAQLYNEFKVLFPENAVRYFVSYYDYYQPEAYIPSTDTYIEKDASINEEIDKMRHSATKALLERNDVLIVASVSCIYGLGSPEAYFEMLVFLERGGYADRDQVIRKLVEIQYQRTEFDFYRGSFRVRGDVLEVFPVSEDARAIRVEFFDDTVEQISEFDPLRGTVFKRLEKVAIYPASHYVTHRDRLEAALASIQQELEDRLEELRAQEKYLEAQRLEQRTRFDLELLREMGFCPGIENYSRHLTGRAPGQPPPTLLDYFPEDWLLFIDESHVTVPQIGGMYRGDRARKETLVEYGFRLPSALDNRPLNFQEFEQRLAWVIYVSATPGDYEIAKSGGVVVEQLIRPTGLMDPEVHVRPASTQVDDLLEEIRKRIERNERVLVTTLTKRMAEDLTDYYQELGIRVRYLHSDIDTIERVEIIRDLRRGQFDVLVGINLLREGLDIPEVSLVAILDADKEGYLRSERSLIQTIGRAARNANGTVILYADHITDSMNRAIQETNRRRAVQAEYNRKHGIVPKTIQKAIADPWVEVSEADYVDLERIAEPPGQWTSVEQLASHIEELRKEMKSAARQLDFERAARIRDEIRRLEEQELAWRAA; encoded by the coding sequence ATGCAGCGCGAAGGATCGTTCCGACTAGTGGCTCCGTTCGAACCTTGTGGAGACCAGCCCAAGGCCATTGAGGAGCTGGTCGAAGGCATCCGCGCGGGCCGGCGCCATCAGGTACTACTCGGCGTTACCGGATCTGGGAAAACCTTCACGATGGCCCATGTCATCGCCCGGGTGCAAAAGCCGACACTAGTTTTGGCACCCAACAAGACCCTCGCCGCGCAGCTTTACAACGAATTCAAGGTCCTCTTCCCGGAAAACGCAGTGCGTTATTTCGTCAGCTACTACGATTACTATCAGCCGGAAGCGTACATCCCGAGCACCGACACGTACATTGAGAAGGACGCATCCATCAACGAGGAAATCGACAAGATGCGTCACTCCGCCACGAAGGCTCTGCTGGAGCGTAACGACGTGCTGATCGTAGCCAGCGTTTCTTGCATCTACGGCCTCGGCTCGCCTGAAGCGTACTTCGAAATGTTAGTATTTCTGGAGCGAGGAGGCTACGCGGACCGAGATCAAGTCATTCGCAAGTTAGTCGAAATCCAGTACCAGCGGACCGAGTTTGACTTCTACCGAGGGAGCTTCCGGGTGCGAGGCGATGTCCTCGAAGTGTTTCCGGTATCGGAGGACGCACGGGCCATCCGTGTAGAGTTTTTCGACGACACTGTGGAACAAATTAGCGAGTTCGATCCGCTCAGAGGCACCGTGTTCAAACGACTCGAAAAGGTCGCCATCTACCCTGCGAGTCATTACGTGACTCATCGCGACCGTCTCGAAGCGGCCTTGGCCTCTATCCAGCAAGAGCTCGAAGACCGATTGGAGGAACTTCGTGCGCAAGAGAAGTACCTAGAAGCACAGCGGCTGGAGCAAAGAACGCGTTTCGACCTGGAACTCCTCCGAGAAATGGGATTTTGCCCCGGTATCGAGAATTACTCGCGGCACCTGACCGGACGGGCCCCCGGCCAGCCGCCCCCTACCCTACTCGATTACTTTCCCGAAGATTGGCTGCTGTTTATCGACGAAAGCCACGTCACTGTCCCCCAGATCGGCGGGATGTACCGCGGTGATCGCGCCCGAAAGGAAACCCTGGTCGAGTACGGTTTCCGCTTGCCGTCAGCGCTCGATAACCGCCCGCTGAATTTCCAGGAATTCGAGCAACGCCTTGCATGGGTCATTTATGTTTCTGCGACGCCCGGAGACTATGAAATTGCCAAGTCGGGGGGGGTGGTTGTGGAACAACTCATCCGCCCAACCGGCTTAATGGATCCGGAAGTCCACGTGAGACCGGCGAGTACACAAGTGGACGATTTGCTCGAAGAAATCCGCAAGCGGATCGAACGCAATGAGCGAGTTTTAGTGACGACGCTGACCAAACGAATGGCCGAAGACCTGACGGACTATTACCAAGAACTTGGTATTCGTGTTCGTTACCTTCACTCGGACATCGACACAATCGAGCGCGTGGAAATCATTCGAGATCTGCGTCGTGGCCAGTTTGATGTGCTGGTCGGAATCAATTTGCTGCGCGAGGGGCTCGATATCCCTGAGGTTTCTCTCGTGGCCATTCTGGACGCCGACAAAGAGGGATACCTGCGATCGGAACGCTCGCTGATCCAAACCATCGGGCGCGCGGCACGCAACGCCAACGGCACCGTGATCCTCTACGCGGACCATATTACGGATTCGATGAATCGTGCCATTCAGGAAACCAATCGACGGCGTGCCGTACAAGCGGAATACAACCGGAAACACGGGATTGTCCCCAAAACGATCCAAAAGGCCATTGCCGACCCCTGGGTCGAAGTGAGTGAAGCCGACTACGTAGATCTCGAGCGTATCGCGGAACCTCCCGGACAGTGGACATCCGTCGAACAACTGGCTTCTCACATCGAAGAACTGCGCAAGGAAATGAAGTCGGCTGCTCGCCAGCTCGATTTCGAGCGTGCCGCTCGCATACGCGATGAGATTCGCCGGCTGGAAGAGCAGGAACTTGCTTGGCGCGCCGCCTGA
- the serS gene encoding serine--tRNA ligase: protein MLDLRLIRERTEWVKSELAKVGSSPEEVDAVLAADAQRRELLKKVETLRARRSEISRLIPRLAPAEQELRKAEVRDIGTQLATLEAELAEAERTLEARLLLLPNLPDPTVPVGRDERDNQVVRTCGQIPSYSFVPKPHWELGPELGIIDFERGVKISGSRFYVLQGWGARLQRALIAWMLDVHVREHGYQEIYPPYLVKRECLVGAGQLPRFADNIYHDTEDDLWLIGTAEIPLTNLHRDEILDATQLPISYVAYTACFRREKMSAGRDVRGIKRVHQFDKVEMYKITTPETSAEALERIVADAEDIARRLGLTYRVVLICTGDLGVVAAKKYDIEVWAPGCQEWLEVSSCSNCTDYQARRANIRFRRGAGHKPELVHTLNGSGLALPRVMIAILESYQRPDGGVTVPDVLRPYIGTDYIPPASRN from the coding sequence ATGCTCGACCTCCGCTTGATTCGCGAGCGCACGGAGTGGGTGAAATCTGAGCTTGCCAAGGTTGGTTCTTCGCCGGAAGAGGTCGATGCGGTACTCGCTGCCGACGCACAACGCCGGGAACTCTTGAAAAAAGTTGAAACCTTACGTGCCCGCCGCAGCGAAATCTCGCGGCTCATTCCTCGCCTGGCACCTGCGGAACAAGAGTTGCGCAAGGCAGAAGTGAGGGACATAGGAACACAACTCGCCACATTGGAGGCGGAACTTGCCGAAGCCGAACGCACCTTAGAGGCTAGGCTACTTTTGCTTCCGAACCTTCCCGACCCGACCGTCCCTGTTGGCAGGGATGAGCGAGACAACCAAGTTGTTCGTACATGTGGGCAAATTCCGAGTTACTCCTTCGTGCCGAAACCCCATTGGGAACTCGGACCGGAACTTGGAATCATCGATTTCGAGCGGGGAGTAAAAATTTCTGGGTCGCGCTTTTACGTCCTTCAAGGTTGGGGAGCCCGCCTTCAACGAGCGCTGATTGCCTGGATGCTCGATGTTCATGTGCGGGAGCACGGGTACCAGGAAATTTACCCCCCTTATTTGGTGAAGCGCGAATGCCTCGTGGGTGCCGGGCAACTACCCCGCTTCGCGGACAACATTTACCACGATACCGAAGATGACCTCTGGCTCATTGGGACCGCCGAGATTCCCCTGACGAACCTGCATCGGGACGAAATCTTGGACGCTACCCAGTTGCCCATCTCGTATGTGGCTTACACAGCTTGTTTCCGGCGGGAAAAAATGTCTGCGGGCCGAGATGTCCGCGGAATTAAGCGCGTCCACCAGTTCGACAAGGTTGAGATGTATAAAATCACCACGCCGGAGACATCCGCAGAGGCTCTGGAGCGCATCGTGGCGGATGCCGAAGACATCGCGCGACGCTTAGGTCTCACTTATCGCGTTGTGCTCATCTGCACTGGAGACCTTGGCGTGGTGGCGGCCAAAAAATACGATATCGAAGTGTGGGCGCCCGGCTGCCAAGAATGGCTAGAAGTCAGCTCGTGCAGTAACTGTACGGATTACCAAGCACGACGAGCGAATATCCGATTCCGCCGAGGTGCGGGCCACAAGCCGGAATTGGTTCACACGCTCAACGGCAGTGGCCTCGCCCTCCCGAGGGTCATGATCGCGATTCTGGAGAGTTACCAACGACCCGATGGTGGCGTGACCGTGCCCGACGTCTTGCGCCCGTACATTGGGACGGACTACATCCCGCCGGCCTCTCGGAACTAG